The Anser cygnoides isolate HZ-2024a breed goose chromosome 19, Taihu_goose_T2T_genome, whole genome shotgun sequence genome contains a region encoding:
- the SOCS3 gene encoding suppressor of cytokine signaling 3, with protein sequence MVTHSKFPTAGMSRPLDTSLRLKTFSSKSEYQLVVNTVRKLQESGFYWSTVTGGEANLLLSAEPAGTFLIRDSSDQRHFFTLSVKTESGTKNLRIQCEGGSFSLQSDPRSSQPVPRFDCVLKLVHHYMPPAPCAVPEQPGGGLHPKRTYYIYSGGEKIPLVLSRPLSSSVSTLQHLCRKTVNGHLDSYEKMTQLPAPIKEFLDQYDAPL encoded by the coding sequence ATGGTCACCCACAGCAAGTTCCCCACCGCCGGGATGAGCCGCCCCCTCGACACCAGCCTGCGCCTCAAGACGTTCAGCTCCAAGAGCGAGTACCAGCTCGTGGTGAACACCGTGCGCAAGCTGCAGGAGAGCGGCTTCTACTGGAGCACGGTGACGGGCGGCGAGGCCAACCTGCTGCTGAGCGCCGAGCCGGCCGGCACCTTCCTCATCAGGGACAGCTCGGACCAGCGGCACTTCTTCACGCTCAGCGTCAAGACGGAGTCGGGCACCAAGAACCTGCGCATCCAGTGCGAGGGCGGCAGCTTCTCCCTGCAGAGCGACCCCCGCAGCAGCCAGCCCGTGCCCCGCTTCGACTGCGTGCTCAAGCTGGTCCATCACTACATGCCGCCCGCTCCCTGCGCCGTCCCcgagcagccgggggggggcctgcACCCCAAGCGCACCTACTACATCTACTCGGGCGGCGAGAAGATCCCGCTGGTGCTCAGCCGCCCGCTCTCCTCCAGCGTCTCCACTCTGCAGCACCTCTGCCGCAAGACCGTCAACGGGCACCTGGACTCCTACGAGAAGATGACTCAGCTGCCGGCTCCCATCAAGGAGTTCCTGGACCAGTACGATGCCCCCCTCTAA